The following coding sequences lie in one Sinorhizobium fredii USDA 257 genomic window:
- a CDS encoding YjgN family protein, which produces MVLAEPLPAQSVGQASFGRAAPGDFHRLSFTGNGSEYFGIWIVNILLTIITLGIYSAWAKVRRNRYFYGNTVLLGRGFEYHARGGQILIGRLIVFAYLILYNVLLTFAPLAGIALVLLFLCFVPWLVARGLRFSARVTSYRNVRFDFVGRAGGAFLAFIIGPILAALTLGILAPLASRWTYRYIGSNLRYGQRVFSTDPSVGAIYKTWGISAAILVLGLLIIGFIAFLNIALVSTAMENPDFLPGAQLSLAVLAVLGYVLILSIFGVAALVYRAGVRNVAWSATTFDGRHRLLSDLSRLRYTWIAISNFVVTLVTIGLMRPWAAVRMARYVNEHTGVRFDGNVGEIFSAIAQEGSAVGAEFMDIEGFDFGF; this is translated from the coding sequence ATGGTTTTGGCAGAACCATTGCCGGCACAGAGTGTCGGCCAGGCTAGTTTCGGACGCGCGGCTCCGGGGGATTTTCACCGCCTTTCATTTACCGGCAACGGTAGCGAGTATTTCGGGATCTGGATCGTCAACATCCTGCTGACGATCATCACGCTCGGCATCTATTCCGCCTGGGCCAAGGTTCGCCGCAATCGCTATTTCTACGGCAATACCGTGCTCCTCGGCCGCGGGTTCGAGTATCACGCCAGAGGCGGCCAGATCCTGATTGGCCGTCTCATCGTCTTCGCCTACCTGATTCTTTACAACGTCCTGCTGACTTTCGCACCGCTCGCCGGCATTGCGCTCGTTCTGCTGTTTCTCTGCTTCGTCCCGTGGCTAGTCGCCCGGGGCTTGCGCTTCAGCGCGCGGGTGACGAGCTACCGCAACGTCCGTTTCGATTTCGTCGGCCGGGCCGGTGGTGCCTTCCTCGCTTTCATAATCGGGCCGATACTCGCGGCGCTGACGCTAGGGATCCTCGCGCCGCTCGCCAGCCGCTGGACCTATCGCTACATCGGCAGCAACCTGCGTTATGGGCAAAGGGTCTTTTCGACCGATCCCTCGGTCGGGGCGATCTACAAGACCTGGGGGATCTCGGCTGCGATCCTCGTGCTCGGGCTGTTGATCATCGGGTTCATCGCCTTCCTCAACATCGCCCTTGTCTCCACCGCCATGGAGAATCCCGATTTCCTTCCCGGGGCGCAGCTGTCGCTCGCCGTGTTGGCAGTTCTTGGCTACGTCTTGATCCTGTCGATCTTCGGCGTCGCGGCGCTTGTCTATCGGGCCGGCGTGCGCAACGTCGCCTGGTCCGCCACCACCTTCGACGGCAGGCACCGGCTCCTGAGCGACCTGTCGCGCCTGCGTTATACGTGGATCGCCATCTCGAACTTCGTCGTCACGCTTGTTACAATCGGGCTGATGCGGCCTTGGGCTGCCGTTCGGATGGCGCGCTACGTCAACGAGCATACCGGCGTCCGCTTCGACGGCAATGTTGGCGAAATCTTCTCGGCGATCGCCCAGGAAGGTTCGGCGGTCGGCGCCGAATTCATGGATATCGAAGGCTTCGACTTTGGCTTCTGA
- a CDS encoding LysR family transcriptional regulator — MDWDDVRVFLAVARTGQILAASKRLGINHATLSRRVTALEETLKTRLLVRRPNGCELTAEGEIFLSAAERMETEMLAAQSQIGRIDTAIAGTVRIGAPDGFGVSFLAPRLGRLTARHPELKLQLVPVPRSFSLSQREADIAITIERPEQGRLVSSKLTDYTLGLYASADYLARYGTPQTIDDLKSHRRIGYVEDLIFTPSLNFSAEVMRSWDASFEISSATGQTEAVRSSAGIGILHNYIARQYPELFRLLPETTIRRAYWTTYHESARELVRVRTVVSFLQELVTAEHQIFV; from the coding sequence ATGGACTGGGACGACGTCAGGGTGTTTCTCGCGGTGGCGCGAACGGGCCAAATCCTCGCCGCTTCGAAGAGGCTCGGTATCAATCACGCCACCCTCAGCCGGCGCGTCACCGCGCTCGAGGAGACGCTGAAGACGCGCTTGCTCGTGCGGCGCCCGAACGGCTGCGAGCTGACCGCCGAGGGCGAGATTTTCCTTTCGGCCGCCGAGCGCATGGAAACCGAAATGCTCGCGGCTCAATCGCAGATCGGGCGGATCGACACGGCGATCGCCGGCACGGTGCGCATCGGCGCACCTGACGGCTTCGGCGTCTCCTTCCTGGCGCCGCGGCTCGGTCGGTTGACTGCGCGCCACCCGGAGCTGAAGCTGCAACTCGTGCCGGTTCCGCGCTCCTTCTCGCTGTCGCAGCGCGAGGCCGACATCGCCATCACCATCGAGCGGCCCGAACAGGGACGTCTCGTTTCGTCCAAGCTCACCGATTATACACTGGGGCTCTACGCATCGGCGGATTATCTTGCCCGCTACGGCACGCCGCAAACGATCGACGATCTGAAAAGCCACCGGCGGATCGGCTATGTGGAGGACCTGATCTTCACGCCGTCGCTCAATTTCTCGGCGGAGGTCATGCGCAGCTGGGACGCCTCCTTCGAGATCTCCAGCGCCACCGGCCAGACCGAGGCGGTCCGCTCCAGCGCCGGCATCGGCATCCTGCACAACTACATTGCCCGGCAATATCCGGAGCTCTTCCGGCTCTTGCCCGAAACGACGATCCGCCGCGCCTATTGGACCACCTATCACGAAAGCGCGCGCGAACTGGTGCGCGTGCGTACGGTCGTCTCGTTCCTGCAGGAACTGGTGACGGCGGAGCATCAGATATTTGTGTGA
- a CDS encoding ABC transporter permease produces the protein MHFATKSLKRRYAKSGSGLRHRLLATWSGLASAIVLMPIVAIAWLAVTGGGADWPHLIANVIPRATLRTLMLMGLTGAATAVVGILTAWLVATCDFPLRRLLSAALVLPLAIPAYLAAYAFGELLTFTGPVQGMIRALFGFQTSRDYWFPDVRSLGGAVLVMSSVLYPYIYLACRSMFLMQGRAAADVARTLGAGPVKVFLRIQIPMARPAIMIGLTLVAMETMNDIGAVEFLGVQTLTFSIFDTWLNRGSLAGAAQIACIMLIFIIGLMMVERAARRSQRFSSQKTTAAVHDAVRLELSGWKKWTAMLVCLLPVLSGFAVPFLVLGNYALKRFDQFLAPRLLDALLHSVLVSGLTALAAVVLGFVLAYAARAGRSPITEVAGRLASFGYGVPGTVLAIGVLFPLAALDNTLDAWLRHLFGISTGLVMSGTGFAIVYACTVRFLTMAEGTLEAGFHKLSPHLDMAARALGRTSAQTLRSVLLPMMRPAVLTSALLVFIETMKELSATIMLRPFNFNTLATLVYEDASRAKVEDASVAAMIIVIAGMIPVILVSRSLERRS, from the coding sequence TTGCACTTCGCCACCAAAAGCCTCAAGCGACGCTATGCCAAGTCGGGCTCGGGCCTCAGGCATCGGCTGCTCGCGACCTGGTCCGGCCTCGCCTCGGCGATCGTGTTGATGCCGATCGTCGCCATTGCCTGGCTTGCGGTCACCGGCGGCGGCGCGGACTGGCCGCACCTCATCGCGAACGTGATCCCGCGCGCCACCTTGAGAACGCTGATGCTGATGGGCCTGACAGGCGCGGCGACGGCCGTCGTCGGCATTCTGACCGCCTGGCTGGTGGCAACCTGCGACTTTCCGCTGCGCCGGTTGCTCTCCGCCGCGCTCGTGCTGCCGCTCGCCATACCGGCCTATCTCGCGGCCTATGCATTCGGCGAGCTCCTGACCTTCACCGGACCGGTCCAGGGGATGATCCGGGCGCTCTTCGGCTTTCAGACGAGCCGGGATTATTGGTTCCCGGACGTGCGCTCGCTCGGCGGCGCCGTGCTGGTGATGAGCTCGGTCCTCTATCCCTATATCTATCTTGCCTGCCGTTCGATGTTTCTGATGCAAGGCCGGGCGGCCGCCGATGTGGCGCGCACGCTCGGCGCCGGGCCGGTCAAGGTCTTCCTCAGGATCCAGATCCCGATGGCAAGGCCGGCTATTATGATCGGCCTGACGCTCGTCGCCATGGAGACGATGAACGACATCGGCGCGGTCGAGTTTCTCGGCGTCCAGACCCTGACCTTCTCCATTTTCGACACCTGGCTCAACCGCGGCAGCCTGGCCGGTGCGGCGCAGATCGCCTGCATCATGCTGATCTTCATCATCGGGCTGATGATGGTCGAGCGCGCCGCCCGGCGCAGCCAGCGCTTTTCCAGCCAGAAGACGACGGCCGCCGTCCATGATGCGGTGCGCCTCGAGCTTTCCGGCTGGAAGAAATGGACGGCAATGCTCGTCTGTCTCCTGCCCGTCCTTTCAGGTTTCGCCGTCCCCTTCCTGGTCCTCGGCAACTATGCGCTGAAACGCTTCGACCAATTCCTGGCGCCGCGCCTCCTGGACGCGTTGCTGCACAGCGTTCTGGTATCCGGCCTGACGGCACTCGCCGCCGTGGTCCTGGGTTTCGTTCTGGCCTATGCGGCCCGCGCCGGTCGCTCGCCGATCACGGAAGTCGCCGGGCGGCTCGCCTCCTTCGGTTACGGCGTGCCTGGCACCGTACTGGCGATCGGTGTGCTCTTTCCGCTCGCAGCGCTCGACAATACCTTGGATGCCTGGCTGCGCCACCTCTTCGGCATTTCCACCGGCCTCGTCATGAGCGGTACGGGCTTTGCGATCGTCTATGCCTGCACAGTGCGCTTTCTTACCATGGCCGAGGGGACCCTGGAGGCCGGCTTCCATAAGCTCTCGCCGCATCTCGACATGGCCGCTCGGGCGCTCGGCCGGACCAGCGCCCAGACCTTGCGCTCGGTGCTTCTGCCGATGATGCGTCCGGCGGTGCTGACGTCGGCGCTGCTTGTCTTCATCGAAACGATGAAGGAGCTCTCCGCCACCATCATGCTGCGGCCGTTCAATTTCAATACGCTTGCCACGCTGGTCTACGAGGATGCGTCACGCGCGAAGGTCGAGGATGCATCGGTGGCCGCGATGATCATCGTCATCGCCGGCATGATACCAGTCATTCTGGTGTCGCGGTCTCTGGAAAGACGCTCATAG
- a CDS encoding phasin, whose amino-acid sequence MATRKTEDAFSLSFDPTKFADGFREFAEKGAAQSKDAYAKMKTAAEEATKTVEATLENAQSGSVELGLKAINALRTNAENSLSHMEALLGVKSLSELLDLQTAFIRKQAEVAVEQAKTMQEATRKVAENVAKPGKDAAEKVVSTFKKA is encoded by the coding sequence ATGGCTACCAGGAAGACCGAAGACGCATTTTCCCTTTCCTTTGACCCGACCAAGTTTGCCGACGGCTTCCGCGAGTTTGCCGAAAAGGGCGCCGCGCAGTCGAAGGACGCCTATGCCAAGATGAAGACCGCCGCCGAAGAGGCAACGAAGACCGTCGAAGCGACGCTCGAAAACGCCCAGTCCGGTTCCGTCGAACTCGGCCTCAAGGCCATCAACGCGCTGCGCACCAATGCCGAGAACTCGCTCTCGCACATGGAAGCGCTGCTCGGCGTCAAGTCGCTCTCCGAGCTCCTCGACCTGCAGACCGCCTTCATCCGCAAGCAGGCCGAGGTCGCTGTCGAGCAGGCGAAGACCATGCAGGAAGCCACCCGCAAGGTCGCCGAGAACGTCGCTAAGCCCGGCAAGGACGCCGCGGAAAAGGTCGTTTCCACTTTCAAGAAGGCCTGA
- a CDS encoding PAS domain S-box protein, which translates to MPARQYPFIDIAVHARVREHFARGDASVLFSKDLARVLWANDQGARLFGVASVYDFIDSPLNANDLSLRQLGAAAAQLAAVGDRRQLLIRIAAGFRRLPLNATVEMIRIRPGEDAVLFTAPHNGKALSAEERAAAMIAGLDGPDTHMAVLDDDGDIVARSPGFEHLGLSAEIRRTLVSAVTREKDRLIKRLVATEKGQLPAAIGKISDHPALHLLFAVETTLEAPDAGETIAKDEPDAVDAPAFAEIETGPDAPSPDEPAETPRVEDAVEDSGTPSTTERAEAEEPADAAPIDEKQGELTLQSGDETAEPPQTTIAETLESVQETAASDAEQDTAAASGFTFTPGSRAVRFVWKIDAEGRFSEISEEFASAVGPKSADVVGTTFAALADRYDLDPDHKINELLHRRDTWSGKTILWPIEGTSLKVPVDLAALPTYSRSREFDGFRGFGIVRIADAVEDARASGLSLGDTGTPRREDMPAEAPVEPAPEGPAAIQDETEAESSPAADAPQSEPEDGATGELSTAEDPFAGERPALRIVDTAARPPSDKVIALDERRPAGSGALTRGEQAAFREIARQLGAHFDEPAASAAGEDDERSAGPAPPAEAAASPAADNPSPDEAIADPLEDTGPAVEDEAPPVPRSGVSMSSEILDRLPVALLIHYGDELLHVNPEFLRLTGYATLDVFEQEGGLEALFAYGNTSGETQPDGTMTLVRANGQLAPVSAHLHSIQWEGRSTLMLALTPAATGAANTASPDADASAGAEARLRMEIDELRSILETATDGVVVLGQDGDIRTMNRSASALFNYDEDEMRGKPFAALFAHESQKAVIDYLHGLSGHGVASVLNDGREVIGREAGGGFIPLFMTIGRLSSSHGYCAVIRDITQWKRTEEELRNAKRAAETANAHKTDFLARVSHEIRTPLNAIIGFSDMMASEHFGPIGNPRYIEYAGDIGRSGRHVLDIVNDLLDISKIEAGEMELDFSAVDLNEAVSEAVSLVQPQANSQRVIIRTSLSASVPEVVADGRSIKQIALNILANAIRFTPSGGQIVVSTSYEANGSVILRIRDMGIGMTRSELDQAMKPFRQVTTGGRKRGEGTGLGLPLTKAMAEANRAQFAISSAPNEGTLVEISFPSQRVLAN; encoded by the coding sequence ATGCCCGCGAGACAGTACCCTTTCATTGACATTGCCGTGCATGCACGGGTGCGGGAGCATTTTGCCCGCGGCGATGCGTCGGTTCTCTTTTCGAAGGATCTGGCGCGCGTCCTGTGGGCAAATGATCAGGGCGCCAGGCTGTTCGGCGTCGCGTCGGTCTACGATTTCATCGATAGCCCCTTGAACGCGAACGACCTCTCGCTGCGCCAGTTGGGTGCCGCTGCAGCGCAGCTTGCCGCTGTCGGCGACCGTCGCCAACTGCTGATCCGGATTGCGGCCGGCTTCCGCAGGCTGCCGCTCAACGCGACGGTGGAGATGATCCGCATCCGGCCGGGCGAGGACGCCGTTCTCTTCACCGCTCCGCATAACGGCAAGGCACTTTCGGCGGAGGAACGCGCGGCCGCGATGATCGCCGGCTTGGACGGGCCGGACACGCATATGGCCGTGCTCGACGACGACGGCGACATCGTCGCCCGTTCGCCCGGATTCGAGCATTTGGGGTTGTCGGCCGAAATCCGGCGGACGCTCGTCTCGGCGGTGACGCGCGAAAAGGACCGGCTGATCAAGCGCCTCGTGGCGACCGAGAAGGGGCAATTGCCCGCCGCCATCGGCAAGATTTCCGACCACCCGGCCCTCCATCTTCTCTTTGCCGTGGAAACCACGCTCGAAGCGCCGGATGCCGGAGAGACCATCGCGAAGGACGAGCCGGACGCAGTCGATGCGCCAGCATTCGCTGAGATCGAGACGGGGCCAGATGCGCCTTCGCCGGACGAGCCTGCCGAAACCCCGAGGGTCGAAGATGCGGTGGAAGATTCGGGGACCCCGTCGACGACTGAACGAGCCGAAGCCGAAGAGCCGGCCGATGCGGCGCCAATCGACGAGAAACAGGGCGAATTGACTCTGCAGTCCGGCGACGAGACGGCAGAACCGCCGCAGACGACTATCGCAGAGACCCTCGAGTCCGTGCAGGAAACGGCAGCATCGGACGCCGAGCAGGACACAGCAGCGGCTTCGGGCTTTACCTTCACGCCGGGTAGCCGGGCCGTCCGCTTCGTATGGAAAATCGACGCTGAGGGACGCTTCAGTGAGATCTCCGAGGAATTCGCTTCGGCCGTTGGCCCGAAATCGGCCGACGTGGTCGGAACGACCTTCGCCGCGCTTGCGGACCGCTACGATCTCGACCCCGACCACAAGATCAACGAGCTTCTGCATCGCCGCGACACCTGGTCCGGCAAGACCATCCTGTGGCCGATCGAGGGGACGAGCCTCAAGGTCCCGGTCGACCTCGCCGCCCTGCCGACCTATTCCCGTTCGCGCGAGTTCGACGGCTTCCGCGGCTTCGGCATCGTGAGGATCGCCGATGCGGTTGAGGACGCAAGGGCAAGTGGGCTGTCGCTCGGCGATACCGGGACACCCCGGCGCGAGGACATGCCGGCCGAAGCACCGGTGGAACCCGCTCCCGAGGGACCGGCCGCGATCCAGGATGAGACGGAAGCGGAATCTTCCCCCGCTGCCGATGCCCCGCAGAGTGAGCCCGAAGACGGCGCTACGGGAGAACTTTCAACGGCGGAAGACCCGTTTGCCGGCGAGCGGCCGGCCCTTCGCATTGTCGACACGGCCGCGCGGCCGCCCTCCGACAAGGTCATCGCTCTCGACGAGCGCCGGCCCGCGGGTTCCGGGGCGCTGACGCGCGGCGAGCAGGCGGCCTTCCGCGAGATCGCGCGGCAGCTCGGCGCACATTTCGACGAGCCTGCCGCGAGTGCGGCAGGCGAGGACGACGAGCGCTCGGCGGGCCCCGCGCCTCCGGCCGAAGCCGCCGCCTCCCCCGCCGCAGACAACCCATCACCGGACGAGGCAATTGCCGACCCGCTAGAGGACACGGGGCCCGCGGTCGAGGACGAGGCGCCCCCTGTCCCGCGCAGCGGCGTCAGCATGAGCAGCGAAATCCTCGACCGGCTGCCTGTCGCGCTCCTCATTCACTATGGGGACGAACTGCTGCACGTCAATCCGGAATTTCTGCGGCTGACCGGCTACGCGACTCTCGATGTCTTCGAGCAGGAAGGAGGGTTGGAAGCCCTCTTCGCCTATGGCAACACATCCGGAGAGACACAGCCGGACGGGACGATGACGCTGGTCCGCGCCAATGGCCAGCTTGCACCGGTCAGCGCCCATCTCCATTCGATCCAGTGGGAAGGGCGGAGCACGCTCATGCTGGCGCTCACTCCCGCGGCGACAGGCGCAGCTAATACGGCTTCGCCCGACGCGGACGCCTCGGCGGGAGCCGAAGCGCGGCTGCGGATGGAAATCGACGAACTGCGCTCGATCCTCGAAACCGCCACCGACGGCGTGGTGGTCCTCGGGCAGGACGGTGACATTCGCACGATGAACCGCTCGGCAAGCGCGCTTTTCAACTATGACGAAGACGAGATGCGCGGAAAGCCGTTTGCCGCGCTCTTCGCCCATGAGAGCCAGAAGGCGGTGATCGACTACCTCCACGGCCTTTCCGGCCATGGTGTCGCAAGCGTGCTCAACGATGGCCGGGAAGTGATCGGCCGGGAGGCGGGAGGCGGCTTCATTCCGCTGTTCATGACCATCGGGCGGCTCTCCTCCTCCCACGGCTATTGCGCCGTCATCCGCGACATCACCCAGTGGAAGCGGACCGAGGAGGAACTGCGCAACGCCAAGCGTGCCGCCGAGACCGCGAACGCCCACAAGACCGACTTCCTCGCAAGGGTGAGCCACGAGATCCGCACGCCGCTCAACGCCATCATCGGCTTTTCCGACATGATGGCGAGCGAGCATTTCGGGCCGATCGGTAATCCCCGCTACATCGAATATGCCGGCGACATCGGCCGGTCGGGGCGGCACGTGCTCGACATCGTCAACGACCTGCTCGACATTTCGAAGATCGAGGCGGGCGAGATGGAGCTCGATTTCAGCGCCGTCGACCTCAACGAGGCGGTCTCCGAGGCGGTATCGCTGGTGCAGCCGCAAGCCAACAGCCAGCGCGTAATCATCCGCACCTCGCTCTCCGCCTCGGTGCCGGAGGTCGTCGCCGACGGCCGGTCGATCAAGCAGATCGCGCTCAACATCCTGGCGAACGCCATCCGCTTCACGCCGTCCGGCGGGCAGATCGTCGTGTCGACGTCCTACGAGGCGAACGGCAGCGTCATCCTCAGGATCCGCGACATGGGGATCGGCATGACGCGCAGCGAACTCGATCAGGCGATGAAGCCGTTCAGGCAGGTGACGACCGGCGGCCGCAAGCGTGGCGAGGGCACCGGTCTCGGGCTGCCGCTGACCAAGGCGATGGCCGAGGCGAACCGCGCCCAATTCGCCATCAGCTCCGCGCCGAACGAAGGGACGCTCGTGGAAATATCCTTCCCGTCGCAACGCGTCTTGGCGAACTGA
- a CDS encoding acetoacetate--CoA ligase: MQTDRPLWVPDAETLARSPMAQFMAWCEERFGQRFSDYGAFHDWSLAERGDFWTAVWEHCGVIGERGDQALVNGERMLEARFFPDAKLNFAENLLRGSGDGDALIFRGEDKVRYRLSWDELRSLVSRLQQALQAEGIGVGDRVAAMMPNLPETIALMLATASLGAIWSSCSPDFGEQGVLDRFGQIGPKLFVTCDGYWYNGKRQDVDAKVLSVAKTLGVPTLVVPYAGDSAALAAGIEGGVTLPDFVAVFEAKPLVFERLPFSHPLYILFSSGTTGVPKCIVHSAGGALLQHLKEHRFHCGLKQGERLFYFTTCGWMMWNWLASGLAVGATLCLYDGSPFHPDGNVLFDFAAEERFAVLGTSAKYIDAVRKAGLTPAETHDLSALRLLTSTGSPLSPEGFSFVYEGIKSDVQLASISGGTDIVSCFVLGNPLKPVWRGEIQGPGLGLAVDVWNDEGKPVRGEKGELVCTKAFPSMPVMFWNDPDGAKYRAAYFERFDNVWCHGDFAEWTPHGGIIIHGRSDATLNPGGVRIGTAEIYNQVEQMPEVAEALCIGQDWQDDVRVILFVRLAPGVALTEELTQAIKTRIRTGASPRHVPAKIIAVDDIPRTKSGKIVELAVRDVVHGRPVKNKEALANPEALELFAGLEALKS; this comes from the coding sequence ATGCAAACAGATCGACCTTTGTGGGTTCCTGATGCCGAGACGCTCGCCAGGAGCCCGATGGCGCAGTTCATGGCCTGGTGCGAAGAGCGTTTCGGACAAAGGTTTTCCGACTACGGTGCCTTTCACGACTGGTCCCTGGCGGAGCGCGGCGATTTCTGGACTGCCGTGTGGGAGCATTGCGGCGTCATAGGCGAGCGGGGAGACCAGGCGCTAGTCAACGGCGAGCGGATGCTCGAGGCCCGCTTCTTCCCGGACGCCAAGCTCAATTTTGCCGAAAACCTGCTGCGTGGGAGCGGCGATGGCGATGCGTTGATCTTCCGCGGTGAAGACAAGGTCCGTTACCGGCTCTCTTGGGACGAGTTGCGCAGTCTCGTGTCACGCCTGCAGCAGGCGCTGCAGGCAGAAGGCATCGGCGTCGGCGATCGTGTCGCGGCGATGATGCCGAACCTGCCGGAGACGATCGCGCTGATGCTCGCTACCGCCTCGCTCGGCGCCATCTGGTCCTCCTGTTCCCCGGATTTCGGCGAGCAGGGCGTTCTCGACCGCTTCGGCCAGATCGGCCCGAAGCTTTTCGTCACCTGCGACGGCTATTGGTACAACGGCAAGCGCCAGGACGTCGACGCGAAGGTGCTCTCCGTCGCGAAGACGCTCGGCGTGCCGACGCTGGTCGTGCCCTATGCGGGCGACAGCGCCGCGCTGGCGGCCGGAATTGAAGGCGGCGTGACGCTTCCCGATTTCGTCGCCGTCTTCGAAGCCAAGCCGCTTGTCTTCGAGCGGCTGCCCTTCAGTCATCCGCTCTACATCCTGTTTTCCTCCGGCACGACGGGCGTGCCGAAATGCATCGTTCATTCGGCCGGCGGAGCGCTCCTCCAGCACCTCAAGGAGCATCGGTTCCACTGCGGGCTGAAGCAGGGCGAGAGGCTCTTCTACTTCACCACCTGCGGCTGGATGATGTGGAACTGGCTGGCCTCCGGCCTGGCCGTGGGCGCGACCTTGTGCCTCTATGACGGCTCGCCCTTCCATCCGGACGGCAATGTTCTCTTCGACTTCGCAGCCGAGGAGCGCTTCGCCGTCTTAGGTACCTCGGCAAAATATATCGATGCGGTGCGCAAGGCCGGTTTGACGCCGGCCGAGACGCACGACCTTTCGGCGCTCAGGCTCCTTACGTCGACCGGTTCGCCGCTGTCTCCGGAAGGCTTCTCCTTCGTCTATGAGGGGATCAAATCGGACGTCCAGCTTGCCTCGATCTCCGGCGGCACCGACATCGTCTCCTGCTTCGTGCTCGGCAACCCGCTGAAGCCGGTGTGGCGCGGCGAAATTCAGGGGCCCGGCCTCGGACTTGCCGTCGACGTCTGGAACGACGAGGGCAAGCCGGTGCGCGGAGAGAAAGGCGAGCTCGTCTGCACCAAGGCGTTTCCGTCGATGCCGGTGATGTTCTGGAACGATCCCGACGGCGCCAAATACCGCGCCGCCTATTTCGAGCGCTTCGACAATGTCTGGTGCCATGGCGACTTTGCCGAATGGACGCCGCATGGCGGCATCATCATTCACGGCCGTTCCGACGCGACGCTCAATCCGGGCGGCGTGCGCATCGGCACGGCGGAAATCTACAATCAGGTCGAGCAGATGCCAGAGGTCGCCGAGGCCCTCTGCATCGGCCAGGATTGGCAGGACGACGTTCGAGTGATCCTGTTCGTGCGGCTGGCGCCGGGCGTTGCGCTGACGGAGGAACTGACGCAGGCGATCAAGACGCGGATCCGCACCGGCGCCTCGCCTCGGCACGTGCCGGCGAAGATCATCGCCGTCGACGACATTCCGCGCACCAAATCCGGCAAGATCGTCGAACTGGCGGTGCGCGACGTGGTGCACGGCCGGCCGGTCAAGAACAAGGAGGCGCTGGCAAATCCCGAGGCACTCGAGCTCTTTGCGGGGCTGGAAGCACTGAAAAGCTGA
- a CDS encoding CoA-acylating methylmalonate-semialdehyde dehydrogenase, with product MYEVGHFIDGKRVAGQSGRVSNIFNPATGEVQGTVALASDAELAAAVESAKAAQVKWAATNPQRRARVFIKFVQLLNENMNELAELLSREHGKTIDDAKGDVVRGLEVCEFVIGIPHLQKSEFTEGAGPGIDMYSIRQPVGVGAGITPFNFPAMIPMWMFAPAIACGNAFILKPSERDPSVPIRLAELMIEAGLPAGVLNVVNGDKGAVDAILTHPDIAAVSFVGSTPIARYVYGTAAMNGKRAQCFGGAKNHMIIMPDADLDQAANALIGAGYGSAGERCMAISVAVPVGEETANRLIDKLTPMVESLRIGPYTDEKADMGPVVTKEAEQRIRSLIDSGIEQGAKLVVDGRDFKLQGYEDGHFIGGCLFDHVTPDMDIYKTEIFGPVLSVVRAKNYEEALSLPMKHEYGNGVAIYTRDGDAARDFASRINIGMVGVNVPIPVPLAYHSFGGWKSSSFGDLNQHGADSIKFWTRTKTITERWPSGIKDGAEFSIPTMR from the coding sequence ATGTATGAAGTAGGACATTTCATCGACGGCAAGCGCGTCGCCGGCCAGAGTGGCCGCGTCAGCAACATCTTCAACCCGGCGACGGGCGAGGTTCAGGGCACGGTGGCGCTCGCGAGCGACGCGGAACTTGCCGCCGCCGTCGAGAGCGCCAAGGCCGCGCAGGTCAAGTGGGCCGCCACCAACCCGCAGCGCCGCGCCCGCGTCTTCATCAAGTTCGTCCAGCTCCTCAACGAAAACATGAACGAGCTGGCCGAACTGCTTTCCCGCGAGCATGGCAAGACCATTGACGACGCCAAGGGCGATGTCGTGCGCGGCCTCGAGGTCTGCGAGTTCGTCATCGGCATTCCGCACCTGCAGAAGAGCGAGTTCACCGAGGGCGCCGGTCCCGGCATCGACATGTACTCGATCCGCCAGCCGGTCGGCGTCGGCGCCGGCATCACGCCGTTCAATTTCCCGGCGATGATCCCGATGTGGATGTTCGCCCCGGCGATCGCCTGTGGCAACGCCTTCATCCTGAAGCCGTCCGAGCGCGATCCGTCCGTGCCGATCCGCCTCGCCGAACTGATGATCGAAGCCGGCCTGCCGGCTGGTGTCTTGAACGTCGTCAACGGCGACAAGGGCGCGGTCGACGCGATCCTGACGCATCCCGACATCGCCGCCGTCTCCTTCGTGGGCTCGACCCCGATCGCCCGCTATGTCTATGGCACGGCGGCGATGAACGGCAAGCGCGCCCAGTGCTTCGGCGGCGCCAAGAACCACATGATCATCATGCCCGATGCCGACCTCGACCAGGCCGCCAACGCACTGATCGGCGCCGGCTACGGTTCTGCCGGCGAGCGTTGCATGGCGATTTCGGTCGCCGTTCCGGTCGGCGAGGAAACCGCAAACCGGCTCATCGACAAGCTGACGCCGATGGTCGAAAGCCTGCGCATCGGCCCCTATACGGACGAGAAGGCCGATATGGGCCCGGTCGTCACCAAGGAAGCCGAGCAGCGCATCCGCAGCCTGATCGACAGCGGCATCGAACAGGGCGCGAAGCTCGTCGTCGATGGCCGTGATTTCAAGCTGCAGGGCTATGAGGACGGCCATTTCATCGGCGGCTGCCTGTTCGACCACGTGACGCCGGACATGGACATCTACAAGACGGAGATATTCGGACCGGTTCTCTCGGTCGTGCGTGCCAAGAACTACGAGGAAGCCCTGTCGCTGCCGATGAAGCACGAATACGGCAACGGCGTCGCGATCTATACCCGCGACGGCGATGCGGCGCGTGACTTCGCCTCCCGCATCAACATCGGCATGGTCGGCGTCAACGTTCCAATCCCGGTTCCGCTCGCGTACCATTCCTTCGGCGGCTGGAAGTCCTCGTCCTTCGGCGATCTCAACCAGCACGGCGCTGACTCGATCAAGTTCTGGACCCGCACCAAGACCATCACCGAGCGTTGGCCCTCGGGTATCAAGGACGGCGCGGAGTTCTCGATCCCGACAATGCGGTGA